The following are encoded in a window of Microvirga ossetica genomic DNA:
- a CDS encoding MucR family transcriptional regulator encodes MDQPEQQLDFASITADIVSSYVANNSVHRADLPNVIAAVHAALQGIVAPKSAEPEKPQPAVSIRKSVTPDFLISLEDGKKYKSLKRHLRGLGLTPEQYRAKWELPIDYPMIAPNYAAKRSELAKSIGLGHLRRKAAPKAAVIADEKVATPVEGAKPKRGRPAKSKTIE; translated from the coding sequence TTAGACTTTGCCAGCATTACGGCAGACATCGTTTCATCTTACGTTGCGAATAACTCGGTCCATCGCGCCGACCTTCCGAACGTGATCGCAGCCGTGCATGCGGCGCTCCAAGGCATAGTCGCTCCCAAGTCGGCGGAACCTGAGAAGCCACAGCCTGCGGTTTCGATCCGCAAGTCCGTCACCCCTGATTTCCTGATTAGTCTTGAGGACGGGAAGAAGTACAAGTCCCTCAAGCGCCATCTCAGAGGGTTGGGGCTGACCCCGGAGCAGTACCGGGCGAAGTGGGAGCTCCCAATCGATTATCCGATGATTGCGCCGAACTATGCTGCGAAGCGCTCGGAACTCGCCAAGAGCATAGGCCTTGGCCATCTGAGAAGAAAAGCGGCGCCAAAGGCAGCTGTCATTGCGGACGAGAAAGTCGCGACGCCTGTTGAGGGCGCAAAGCCGAAGCGCGGTAGACCTGCCAAGAGCAAGACAATCGAGTAG